The following are from one region of the Thermoproteus uzoniensis 768-20 genome:
- a CDS encoding DsrE family protein — translation MPKAVLLLSDNDLARAYHALAVAITAKAAGYDVYLFATGLGIYLFSRRPKTRLIGVPALARWYVSWKLKKLGAKPLEELAREALRLGIVVYVDEPVARMLGIEPVEGVKYGGTLSFLALSREADLVLTF, via the coding sequence GTGCCCAAGGCGGTCCTCCTCCTGTCCGACAACGACCTCGCGAGGGCCTACCACGCGCTGGCGGTGGCCATAACGGCGAAGGCCGCGGGGTACGACGTATATCTCTTCGCCACGGGGCTCGGCATATACCTATTCTCGCGGAGGCCCAAGACCAGGCTCATCGGCGTGCCGGCCCTCGCCAGGTGGTACGTCTCGTGGAAGCTCAAGAAGCTGGGGGCTAAGCCGCTTGAGGAGCTGGCGCGCGAGGCCTTGAGGCTCGGCATCGTGGTCTACGTGGACGAGCCGGTCGCGAGGATGTTGGGGATCGAGCCGGTGGAGGGGGTCAAGTACGGGGGGACTCTCAGCTTCCTCGCGTTGAGCAGAGAGGCAGACTTAGTCCTCACGTTTTAG
- a CDS encoding RtcB family protein codes for MAPPLNKITDYIWEIPKTYKQCMRVPVRVFADSALLEKMKTDMTLEQGANVACLPGIYKYSIVLPDGHQGYGFPIGGVAAVDAEEGVISPGGIGYDINCGVRVLRTNLTEKDVRPKLKELVDEIFKLVPPGVGETGHLKLSVSEFDKAIAEGVEWAISKGFGWPEDKEFIEQKGSWDLADPSKVSERAKNRGKDQLGTLGSGNHFLEIQVVDKIFDEKAAKTMGIEQEGQILVMIHTGSRGFGHQVATDYLMVMERKMREWGLRLPDRELAAAPLRDKVAEDYLKAMAAAANFAWTNRQIIMHWVREAFRRVFGSIEKVGLEIVYDVAHNIAKLETHEVDDKGTLRKVWVHRKGATRAFPPGHPEIPAKYREIGQPVLIPGSMGSASWILVGTHDAMKITFGTAPHGAGRMLSREAAIRSFPPQRVRAELEKRGIIVRSAETEVISEEAPEAYKNVDLVVETAHQVGFAKKVVRQRPIGVVKG; via the coding sequence ATGGCCCCGCCTTTAAATAAGATCACGGACTATATCTGGGAGATACCCAAGACGTATAAGCAGTGCATGAGGGTGCCCGTCAGGGTCTTCGCCGACAGCGCCTTGCTGGAGAAGATGAAGACCGACATGACTCTGGAGCAGGGCGCGAACGTGGCGTGCCTCCCCGGCATATATAAGTACAGCATAGTCCTGCCCGACGGCCATCAAGGCTACGGATTCCCCATAGGCGGCGTCGCCGCGGTGGACGCGGAGGAGGGCGTCATATCGCCGGGCGGGATAGGGTACGACATCAACTGCGGCGTGAGGGTCCTACGGACAAACTTGACGGAGAAGGATGTGAGGCCTAAGCTGAAGGAGCTCGTGGACGAGATATTCAAGCTGGTGCCTCCCGGCGTCGGCGAGACAGGCCATCTGAAGCTCTCCGTCTCGGAGTTCGACAAGGCGATCGCCGAGGGCGTCGAGTGGGCCATATCCAAGGGCTTCGGCTGGCCCGAGGACAAGGAGTTCATCGAGCAGAAGGGGTCTTGGGACCTCGCAGACCCGAGCAAGGTGTCGGAGAGGGCCAAGAACAGGGGGAAGGACCAGCTGGGCACTCTCGGCTCCGGCAACCACTTCCTCGAGATACAGGTCGTCGATAAGATATTCGACGAGAAGGCCGCTAAGACCATGGGCATAGAGCAGGAGGGCCAGATACTCGTCATGATACACACGGGGAGCAGGGGGTTCGGCCACCAGGTGGCCACCGACTACTTGATGGTCATGGAGAGGAAGATGAGGGAGTGGGGGCTGAGACTGCCGGACCGCGAGCTGGCCGCAGCGCCGCTGAGGGATAAAGTCGCCGAGGACTATCTGAAGGCCATGGCGGCCGCCGCGAACTTCGCCTGGACAAACAGGCAGATAATCATGCACTGGGTCAGGGAGGCCTTCAGGAGGGTCTTCGGTTCCATAGAGAAGGTCGGCCTCGAGATAGTGTACGACGTGGCCCACAACATAGCGAAGCTGGAGACCCACGAGGTGGACGACAAGGGCACTCTCAGGAAGGTCTGGGTGCACCGCAAGGGCGCCACCCGCGCCTTCCCGCCGGGCCATCCCGAAATACCGGCCAAGTATAGGGAGATAGGACAGCCCGTGTTGATACCGGGCTCCATGGGCAGCGCCTCCTGGATACTCGTGGGCACCCACGACGCCATGAAGATAACCTTCGGGACGGCCCCCCACGGCGCCGGCCGCATGCTCAGCAGAGAGGCCGCCATAAGGTCGTTCCCGCCGCAGAGGGTCAGGGCCGAGCTTGAGAAGAGAGGCATAATAGTCAGGAGCGCCGAGACCGAGGTCATAAGCGAGGAGGCCCCGGAGGCCTACAAGAACGTCGACCTCGTCGTCGAGACTGCCCACCAGGTCGGCTTCGCGAAGAAGGTCGTCAGGCAGAGGCCCATAGGCGTCGTCAAGGGCTGA
- a CDS encoding CorA family divalent cation transporter → MYAVSEEGGIYLVEFSIVSLKEGDVSEERVAVRVDRSGRPVEPSRFQSLDQAISAAALALLEAADAVEAELDRIEYGLESDGKVDPLSVYNAAYLIHTLYGHSRSLRSLAARLRRMGLVRQRTYETARAASRRIDALRRALFDLRLLHLAQIQNSINVSMKRMTLVSTVALPAILISSIYGMNLSHLPLADSPEAVFALIFAVTAAFAALVYKM, encoded by the coding sequence GTGTACGCCGTCTCGGAGGAAGGCGGGATTTACTTGGTGGAGTTCTCCATAGTGTCTCTGAAGGAAGGCGACGTGTCGGAGGAGCGTGTGGCGGTGAGGGTGGACAGATCCGGCCGCCCCGTCGAGCCCTCCAGGTTTCAGTCCTTGGATCAAGCCATATCGGCGGCCGCTCTGGCGTTGCTGGAGGCGGCCGACGCTGTCGAGGCCGAGCTGGACCGCATAGAGTACGGCCTGGAGTCCGACGGAAAGGTGGACCCCCTGTCGGTCTACAACGCCGCCTACCTGATCCACACGCTGTACGGCCACTCCCGCTCTCTGCGCTCCCTCGCCGCCCGCCTCCGCCGCATGGGGCTCGTCAGACAGCGCACGTACGAGACGGCCCGCGCGGCGTCGCGCCGGATAGACGCGTTGAGGAGGGCCCTGTTCGACCTACGGCTCCTCCACCTAGCCCAGATACAGAACTCCATAAACGTGTCCATGAAGAGGATGACCTTGGTGAGCACGGTGGCGCTCCCCGCCATATTGATATCGAGCATATACGGGATGAATCTGTCCCACCTCCCCCTGGCCGACAGCCCGGAGGCGGTATTCGCCTTGATATTCGCGGTCACTGCGGCCTTCGCCGCCTTGGTGTACAAGATGTGA
- a CDS encoding DUF1512 domain-containing protein — MILQTATTGSSLWYWIITTIVWFMAIYIYQEFYYIQRPLWQIGGFLSYLGQMIRTASNDIGNYLERLKKQGVGRKDVDDVIKRMLDFTVIPPTGLDPFGIVPKYKNILNAYETASESEVAKLIGDNTTAVKNASTALEALREINYLYKVVDHYYRIAKKYKLYVYAMQLSMLLPLLKEVSDALNGAVTAFMKGVPVGDSAGPLVAYNVMRMCSQPVVHDGIKDTSVVECDLEGRRLYIVKAKGPGSTVGRPDEGVEYVFEKLGARPKYVITVDAALKLEGEKTGEVAEGVGVAMGGIGAEKFNIESMATKYGVPLYAFLIKMREAEALTAMTKEIYDAVQIVSKRVVDFIKEKVQPGESVLLVGVGNTVGVAQ, encoded by the coding sequence ATGATACTCCAAACGGCGACTACAGGCAGTAGCTTGTGGTACTGGATCATAACCACTATAGTGTGGTTCATGGCTATCTACATATACCAAGAGTTCTACTACATACAGAGGCCGCTCTGGCAGATAGGCGGATTTCTGTCGTATCTGGGCCAGATGATAAGGACGGCGTCGAACGATATAGGGAACTACCTAGAGCGTCTCAAGAAACAAGGAGTAGGCCGTAAGGATGTCGACGACGTGATAAAGCGTATGCTGGACTTCACGGTCATACCTCCGACCGGTCTCGACCCCTTCGGCATAGTCCCTAAGTACAAGAACATACTCAACGCCTACGAGACGGCCTCAGAGTCTGAGGTGGCCAAGCTGATCGGGGACAACACCACCGCTGTCAAGAACGCCTCGACGGCGCTCGAGGCCTTGAGGGAGATAAACTACCTATACAAGGTGGTGGACCACTACTACAGAATCGCCAAGAAGTACAAGCTGTACGTCTACGCCATGCAGCTGTCCATGCTTCTGCCCCTCCTCAAGGAGGTCTCCGACGCGCTCAACGGCGCCGTGACCGCCTTCATGAAGGGCGTCCCCGTCGGCGACAGCGCAGGCCCGCTCGTCGCATACAACGTCATGCGCATGTGCTCTCAGCCTGTGGTCCACGACGGGATCAAGGACACTTCGGTGGTCGAGTGCGACCTAGAGGGGCGGAGGCTGTATATCGTTAAGGCCAAGGGCCCCGGCAGCACGGTGGGGAGGCCCGACGAGGGCGTGGAGTACGTCTTCGAGAAGCTGGGGGCTAGGCCTAAGTACGTCATCACTGTGGACGCCGCCTTGAAGCTAGAGGGCGAGAAGACCGGCGAGGTGGCGGAGGGCGTCGGCGTGGCCATGGGCGGAATAGGCGCCGAGAAGTTCAACATAGAGAGCATGGCGACGAAGTACGGGGTGCCGCTCTACGCCTTCTTGATAAAGATGAGGGAGGCCGAGGCCCTAACAGCCATGACCAAGGAGATCTACGACGCCGTACAGATAGTCAGCAAGCGCGTCGTCGATTTCATAAAGGAGAAGGTGCAGCCGGGCGAGTCCGTCCTGTTGGTGGGGGTCGGCAACACAGTCGGGGTGGCCCAGTGA
- a CDS encoding acyltransferase, giving the protein MGFRSAKAVVRAKYVDANAVILGPSTIGEGAFVDAVVVGYPVRAKILGDFKSLDEISEGSRIGAGSILRSGSVIYERAVLGSGVELGHNVLIREETVVGDGVRIGTGSIVEKGVRIGKNAWIQSMVYIPNGTVIEEDVFIGPNAVITNDKYPPSKRLDPVVIRRGAVIGANATLVAGVEVGEGAVVAAGAVVTRDVPPGAVVAGVPAREISRVDEYLKKREVYERGV; this is encoded by the coding sequence ATGGGGTTCCGATCGGCAAAGGCGGTGGTGAGGGCAAAATACGTCGACGCCAACGCCGTGATATTGGGGCCGTCGACAATCGGAGAGGGGGCCTTCGTCGACGCGGTTGTTGTGGGGTACCCCGTCAGGGCCAAGATACTCGGCGACTTCAAGTCGCTCGACGAGATAAGCGAGGGCTCGAGGATAGGCGCCGGGTCTATCTTGAGGAGCGGCTCGGTCATCTACGAGAGGGCCGTGTTGGGCTCCGGGGTCGAGCTGGGCCACAACGTCTTGATTAGGGAGGAGACCGTCGTAGGCGACGGCGTGAGGATAGGGACGGGGTCCATAGTGGAGAAGGGCGTCAGGATAGGGAAGAACGCCTGGATACAGTCCATGGTCTACATACCCAACGGCACCGTGATCGAGGAGGACGTCTTCATAGGGCCGAACGCGGTGATAACCAACGACAAGTATCCGCCGAGCAAGAGGCTGGATCCGGTCGTGATAAGGAGGGGCGCGGTAATAGGGGCCAACGCGACTCTGGTGGCGGGCGTGGAGGTCGGCGAGGGCGCCGTGGTGGCCGCAGGCGCGGTCGTGACGAGGGACGTCCCGCCGGGCGCAGTCGTGGCGGGAGTGCCGGCGAGGGAGATTTCGCGCGTCGACGAGTACCTCAAGAAGAGGGAGGTGTACGAACGCGGCGTCTAG
- a CDS encoding CDC48 family AAA ATPase, whose protein sequence is MADEVVLRIFEAKSRDVGRSIVRIPIRIMKKLGVEPGDYVEIVGRKSAYAQVWPAYPEDEDKDIIRMDGMIRQNAGVGIGDTVRVRKISLRPAQRVVLAPTEPVRVDSEYLKKQILLGKPVTRGQAIDVPFYGGSIRFVVVQVQPGPAAYVSVDTEVTVREEPVKEAELAIPRVTWEDIGDLEEAKQKIRELVELPLRHPELFKHLGIEPPKGILLYGPPGTGKTLLAKAVANEANAYFIAINGPEIMSKYYGESEAKLREIFDEAKKNAPAIIFIDEIDAIAPKREEVTGEVEKRVVAQLLTLMDGLQERGQIVVIGATNRPDAVDPALRRPGRFDREIQIPMPDKRARREILQVHTRNMPLCTSEDVKAGVCAPGDEVDLDKIAEMTHGYTGADIAALAKEAAMSALRKAVSKGLIDLDQESIPPDVLNKLKVGMGDFMEAMKFVQPTVLREVIIEVPEVHWSDIGGYEDIKQELREIVEWPMKYRAYFDELGVEPPRGILLYGPPGVGKTMFAKAVATESGANFIAVRGPEVLSKWVGESEKAVREIFKRARMAAPCVVFFDEIDSIAPARGSRLGDSGVTDRIVNQLLAEMDGIGTLRNVVVMAATNRPDILDPALLRPGRFDRIIYVPPPDEKARLEILKVHTRRVKLCDEAAAKDGRCKKEDVVNLAELAKRTEGYTGADIAALVREAAMLALRETIRERAGSAKPVSRQHFEEALKRIPPSLTKEDVRLYEEMSKRIKRAVAVGI, encoded by the coding sequence ATGGCCGACGAGGTTGTGTTGCGCATATTCGAGGCGAAGTCCCGCGACGTCGGGCGTTCTATTGTGAGGATACCTATAAGGATCATGAAGAAGCTAGGGGTGGAGCCCGGCGACTATGTGGAGATCGTGGGGAGGAAATCGGCCTACGCCCAGGTGTGGCCGGCCTACCCCGAGGACGAGGACAAGGACATAATCCGTATGGACGGAATGATTAGGCAAAACGCCGGCGTGGGCATCGGCGACACGGTGAGGGTGAGGAAGATCTCCTTGAGGCCGGCCCAGAGAGTCGTGCTCGCCCCCACAGAGCCCGTGAGGGTCGACTCGGAATACCTCAAGAAACAGATCCTCCTAGGCAAGCCCGTCACGAGAGGCCAAGCCATCGACGTGCCCTTCTATGGAGGGTCCATAAGGTTCGTCGTGGTGCAAGTCCAGCCGGGCCCCGCGGCGTACGTCTCGGTGGATACCGAGGTGACTGTCAGAGAGGAGCCGGTCAAGGAGGCCGAGTTGGCTATACCGAGAGTCACTTGGGAGGATATCGGCGATTTGGAGGAGGCTAAGCAGAAGATTAGGGAGTTGGTGGAGCTTCCCCTAAGGCACCCGGAGCTGTTTAAGCATTTAGGCATAGAACCGCCCAAGGGGATATTGCTCTACGGCCCTCCTGGTACTGGCAAGACTCTTTTGGCTAAGGCTGTCGCCAACGAGGCTAATGCCTACTTTATCGCTATTAACGGCCCCGAGATTATGTCGAAGTACTACGGGGAGTCTGAGGCGAAGCTTAGAGAGATATTCGACGAGGCTAAGAAAAACGCCCCCGCAATTATCTTTATCGACGAGATAGACGCCATAGCTCCCAAGAGAGAGGAAGTGACCGGCGAGGTGGAGAAGAGAGTCGTTGCCCAGCTACTAACCTTAATGGACGGACTACAAGAGAGAGGACAGATAGTAGTCATAGGCGCAACCAATAGGCCAGACGCAGTAGACCCAGCACTGAGGAGGCCGGGAAGATTCGACAGAGAGATCCAGATACCGATGCCGGACAAGAGGGCGCGGAGGGAGATCTTGCAGGTCCACACCCGCAACATGCCGCTGTGCACTAGCGAGGACGTGAAGGCCGGGGTGTGCGCGCCCGGCGACGAGGTGGATCTAGACAAGATAGCCGAGATGACTCACGGCTACACCGGCGCCGACATAGCCGCTCTGGCCAAGGAGGCGGCCATGTCGGCTTTGAGGAAGGCGGTGTCCAAGGGGCTTATAGACCTAGATCAAGAAAGCATACCGCCCGACGTCCTCAACAAGCTCAAGGTCGGCATGGGCGACTTCATGGAGGCCATGAAGTTCGTCCAGCCCACTGTGCTGAGGGAGGTCATCATAGAGGTGCCTGAGGTCCACTGGAGCGATATAGGGGGTTACGAGGACATTAAACAAGAGCTGAGGGAGATCGTGGAGTGGCCGATGAAGTATAGGGCGTACTTCGACGAGCTCGGCGTGGAGCCTCCTAGGGGCATTCTGCTGTACGGCCCTCCGGGCGTCGGCAAGACCATGTTCGCCAAGGCCGTCGCGACGGAGTCGGGGGCCAACTTCATAGCGGTGAGGGGGCCCGAGGTGTTGAGCAAGTGGGTCGGCGAGTCCGAGAAGGCAGTAAGGGAGATATTCAAGAGGGCTAGGATGGCCGCCCCATGCGTCGTCTTCTTCGACGAGATAGACTCCATAGCGCCCGCGAGGGGCTCTCGCCTAGGCGATTCCGGCGTCACCGACAGGATAGTCAACCAGCTACTGGCGGAGATGGACGGCATCGGGACTTTGAGGAACGTCGTGGTGATGGCCGCCACGAATAGGCCCGATATATTGGACCCCGCGCTTCTCAGGCCGGGGAGGTTCGACCGCATAATCTACGTGCCTCCGCCCGACGAGAAGGCCAGGTTGGAGATACTCAAGGTGCACACGAGGCGCGTCAAGCTGTGCGACGAGGCTGCGGCGAAGGACGGCAGATGCAAGAAGGAGGACGTGGTGAATTTGGCCGAGCTGGCCAAGAGGACCGAGGGCTACACCGGCGCCGACATAGCCGCTTTGGTGAGGGAGGCCGCCATGCTCGCGTTGAGGGAGACCATAAGGGAGAGGGCCGGGTCGGCCAAGCCGGTCTCGAGACAGCACTTCGAGGAGGCGCTTAAGCGGATTCCGCCGTCGTTGACGAAGGAAGACGTGCGGCTCTACGAGGAGATGTCGAAGAGGATAAAGAGGGCTGTCGCCGTCGGCATCTAG
- the hsp20 gene encoding archaeal heat shock protein Hsp20 has protein sequence MSVFDEFDRMIKRWQRFFEELERQIDEEFQRMTEPRYQYRGKPRFYYYGFEITMGPDGKPIVREFGNVRSRREGAGIEVVDEIEPLTDVVEDDGKIKVVAEMPGVDKDDIKVRLSDDNRTLIISASGKDRKYYKEIPLPGEVIPEKTKASYRNGVLVVELEKKDKTKKGFEIKVE, from the coding sequence ATGTCGGTGTTCGACGAGTTCGACAGGATGATAAAGAGGTGGCAGAGGTTCTTCGAGGAGCTGGAGAGGCAGATAGACGAGGAGTTCCAGAGGATGACGGAGCCGAGGTACCAGTATAGGGGGAAGCCCCGGTTCTACTATTACGGCTTCGAGATCACGATGGGCCCCGACGGGAAGCCCATAGTGCGGGAGTTCGGCAACGTGAGGAGCAGAAGGGAAGGCGCGGGGATAGAGGTGGTGGACGAAATAGAGCCGCTCACAGACGTGGTCGAGGACGACGGGAAGATAAAGGTGGTGGCCGAGATGCCCGGCGTCGATAAGGACGACATAAAGGTCCGCCTCAGCGACGACAACAGGACGCTTATAATCAGCGCCTCGGGCAAGGACAGAAAATACTATAAGGAGATACCGTTGCCGGGAGAGGTAATACCAGAGAAGACCAAGGCCTCGTACAGAAACGGCGTGTTGGTCGTCGAGCTCGAGAAGAAGGACAAGACCAAGAAGGGATTCGAAATAAAGGTCGAATAA
- a CDS encoding purine-nucleoside phosphorylase: protein MPYHIKANRGDIADTVIGVGDPARAQLYAEEIGAELVNANRYPVYTGKYRGMPITIVAHGIGAPSIAIALEELRMLGMRRFVRIGTAGALADLKIGDVVVASAAAAAHGGGVLSAYMGNACPPLAPSPILTAKLYEGLKGLGAVLGPVVSSDAFYAEAGVADLWRSWGAVAVEMECAAAMMLGWLRGFETACVLVVSNVVGREETADLRNRFVEVFKRVLEVIWGSYSSSVGSGSP, encoded by the coding sequence ATGCCGTACCACATAAAGGCGAATAGGGGCGATATTGCTGATACGGTCATCGGCGTCGGCGACCCGGCGAGGGCTCAGCTCTACGCGGAGGAGATAGGCGCTGAATTGGTCAACGCCAATAGGTATCCCGTCTACACCGGCAAATACAGAGGCATGCCCATCACCATAGTGGCACACGGGATAGGCGCTCCGTCCATAGCCATAGCTCTCGAGGAGCTCAGAATGCTCGGCATGAGGAGGTTCGTGAGGATAGGGACAGCCGGCGCTTTGGCCGATCTGAAGATAGGCGACGTGGTGGTGGCCTCGGCCGCCGCGGCCGCCCACGGCGGGGGTGTCCTCTCTGCGTACATGGGCAACGCGTGTCCGCCGCTGGCTCCCTCGCCTATCTTGACGGCGAAGCTCTACGAGGGGCTGAAGGGCCTCGGGGCCGTGCTGGGCCCGGTCGTGTCCAGCGACGCCTTCTACGCCGAGGCCGGCGTGGCGGATCTCTGGAGGTCTTGGGGCGCGGTTGCTGTGGAGATGGAGTGCGCGGCGGCCATGATGTTGGGCTGGCTTAGGGGCTTCGAGACCGCCTGCGTGTTGGTGGTGAGCAACGTGGTGGGCAGAGAGGAGACTGCCGACCTGCGCAATAGGTTCGTCGAGGTCTTCAAAAGAGTCCTAGAGGTCATTTGGGGTTCTTACTCGTCATCGGTCGGGAGCGGCAGCCCTTGA